One stretch of Methanofastidiosum sp. DNA includes these proteins:
- a CDS encoding DNA-directed RNA polymerase, subunit E'': protein MRVACQKCQRILNESMCPVCKDDKTTDNWSGIVVIIDPEKSKIGRAIGVNVPGAYALKVRG, encoded by the coding sequence ATGAGGGTAGCATGCCAGAAATGCCAGAGAATCCTAAATGAAAGCATGTGTCCAGTGTGCAAAGACGATAAGACTACTGACAACTGGAGCGGCATTGTTGTAATAATTGATCCTGAAAAATCAAAGATAGGTAGGGCCATTGGAGTCAATGTCCCTGGTGCCTATGCCCTAAAGGTTAGGGGATGA
- a CDS encoding DUF359 domain-containing protein, which translates to MALVLTEKLRLELKSPMGLLIEGDVESVMGRLLPMIENKRVISVGDVVSQNLIDRGVYPELVIVDGRNLRAEIGDGIDCDDTTTVENPQSEITGELWVAIERFFKDKTKRFKKILVEGEEDLAVMPAVLHGDGDTVVLYGQPGKGVVIIEVTEQKKKEISDYLNEMEGDLWN; encoded by the coding sequence ATGGCTCTTGTTCTCACAGAAAAACTAAGATTGGAACTAAAATCTCCCATGGGGCTTCTTATTGAAGGTGATGTTGAATCCGTTATGGGTAGACTTCTACCTATGATAGAAAATAAGAGGGTAATATCTGTTGGGGACGTTGTTTCTCAAAACCTTATTGATCGTGGAGTTTACCCTGAGCTAGTAATAGTTGATGGGAGGAACTTAAGGGCAGAAATAGGCGACGGTATAGATTGCGATGACACGACAACAGTTGAAAATCCCCAATCAGAGATAACAGGTGAGCTTTGGGTCGCAATTGAGCGATTTTTCAAGGACAAGACCAAAAGGTTTAAAAAAATATTGGTAGAGGGAGAAGAAGATTTGGCAGTTATGCCTGCAGTGCTCCACGGAGATGGAGATACTGTGGTACTTTATGGTCAGCCCGGCAAGGGTGTTGTGATTATTGAAGTAACAGAACAGAAAAAAAAGGAGATATCAGATTATTTAAATGAGATGGAGGGAGATCTATGGAATTAA
- a CDS encoding DNA-directed RNA polymerase — protein sequence MFKVVQIRDTARVPPNKFGGELDQSIAEILQGQYEGTWDKDLGFILAIHNIIEIGDGKIVPGDGSAYYDTVFEALTYLPKLYEVVEGEVEEITEFGAFVRLGPIDGLVHVSQLTNDFINYDKKNNTLSGKESGRVLKAGDKIRGRIVTLSLKRGSAKIGLTMRQPYLGKFEWIAEEKKEG from the coding sequence ATGTTTAAAGTTGTACAAATCAGGGATACTGCAAGGGTCCCACCCAACAAATTTGGTGGCGAACTTGACCAATCCATAGCAGAAATCCTTCAGGGGCAGTATGAAGGAACATGGGATAAGGACCTTGGGTTTATCCTTGCTATCCACAACATCATTGAAATAGGGGACGGAAAGATTGTCCCAGGCGATGGAAGCGCCTACTATGACACAGTATTCGAGGCTTTAACTTACCTACCAAAGCTATACGAAGTTGTTGAAGGGGAAGTAGAAGAAATAACTGAGTTTGGGGCTTTCGTAAGGCTTGGCCCAATAGATGGACTTGTCCACGTATCACAGCTTACAAACGATTTCATAAATTACGATAAGAAAAATAACACCCTATCAGGAAAGGAAAGTGGAAGAGTATTAAAGGCCGGAGACAAGATAAGGGGAAGAATTGTAACTTTATCTCTTAAAAGGGGCTCTGCAAAGATTGGACTTACCATGAGACAGCCTTACCTAGGGAAGTTTGAATGGATAGCTGAAGAAAAGAAAGAGGGATAA